From a single Sphaeramia orbicularis chromosome 4, fSphaOr1.1, whole genome shotgun sequence genomic region:
- the LOC115418707 gene encoding chymase-like isoform X1: MHNRCELVIFILAMTVHTEAVHEGREAVPHSRPYMVLVEKILVDGITTYCGGFLLNEHFVMTSATCDARSYRVFLGLHSFYNQKNVQIIDVENAFPHPDFDSKDFKHNIMLLELKSKVTLNSNVRPVDVADDFDPAPKSCIISGWGFHVTASMATYLREVSVTLLHSMSCKMDESYCSEGEQGPGEADAGAPLVCENGKAYGVVSATYVDTQGGLKVHHYTKILDYRDWIESIMTTVSDTIFKSYWCGALKPTVPEPDAD, encoded by the exons ATGCATAATCGCTGTGAACTGGTGATATTCATACTGGCAATGACTG TTCATACAGAGGCAGTACATGAAGGTCGTGAGGCTGTGCCACATAGTAGACCATACATGGTGCTTGTTGAGAAGATTCTAGTAGATGGTATAACTACATACTGTGGTGGTTTCCTTCTAAATGAGCATTTTGTGATGACTTCAGCCACTTGTGATGCCAG ATCCTACAGAGTCTTTTTAGGACTTCACAGTTTCTATAACCAAAAAAATGTTCAGATCATAGATGTGGAAAACGCATTTCCACACCCAGATTTCGACAGCAAGGATTTTAAACATAACATAATGTTACTTGAG TTAAAATCCAAGGTAACATTGAACTCCAATGTGAGACCAGTTGATGTTGCAGATGATTTTGATCCTGCTCCAAAATCATGCATCATCTCTGGGTGGGGATTCCATGTGACAGCCTCTATGGCTACTTATCTCAGGGAAGTCAGTGTAACTCTACTTCACTCCATGTCATGCAAAATGGACGAGTCTTACTGTTCTGAGGGAGAACAGGGACCTGGTGAA GCAGATGCAGGTGCTCCACTGGTCTGTGAAAACGGAAAGGCTTATGGGGTGGTGTCTGCCACCTATGTGGACACCCAAGGGGGCCTGAAGGTGCATCATTATACCAAGATTCTTGACTACAGAGACTGGATTGAGTCCATCATGACAACTGTGTCAGACACAATATTCAAGTCATACTGGTGTGGAGCTTTGAAACCCACGGTTCCTGAGCCAGatgcagattag